The genomic segment CGGGGTGTGGGAGCATGACAGGCCTGATGGCTGGTATGGCCAACCTCACTGGGACCCTGGAGGGTGGAGCTCCTGGGTGGGTCTGGGGAGTCTGAAGGCTTTGCAGACTGGGCCGTGGACAGCTTGGGGAGGGTTAGAACAGGCAGACGCGGCGTGGATggcccaggaggaggcagggacacCCTCGTGCACGAACGATGGTCGGTGTTAGGAGGGATGCCGGAGGCAGAGGTGAGGCCACTCCTGCCTCATCCTCACCTCCTTCCCGCATTCGCAGATGCCCAGAGGAGTGACTCCCttaggccccagcatccagggctCCCGCCCTAGGGCTGCAAGAGCCATTCTCATTGAAGAAAGTACCAGAAAGGAAATCTCACGCGATTTAAGGTTTCTGTTCTGTTGCTTCACCTTGAAATGCTGTAGGCAGAAACGTACACACATGGGGACACACATGGTAGCCCTGGTGTTTGAGGTCATGCATTCACTCATCTGGGACATTTTTACCACAACCAAAGTTTCTAACCACCAATCAAGCGACAactaaagcagaaatcaatggGCAAATCCATTTCTGAACACTGAATTAACCTTCTGGTAACAGCTCTATGTGGGTTGCAAGTGGAATGTTCTGTGTCCATTTGACTCTTGAATATAACTTGTTCCAGAATAAATATTGTAAAACTAAGTACATGAATGTTTCTTTGTATCCAGAActaaataagaattaaaatttgATGTTTAAATCCAAGGATTAGGAGAAAACTCCGTGTACATCTGATGTGTAATAATgagatatttattactttttaagaaGCATTTGGATGGCAAATTATACATctagataaatatttgaaaattttgtgttttgttttctgttaacttttgtgaaacaaaaaagaattactgtGAAGGTCTCTGGTTTATTGCCAATTTACCACTTTCTATGTTGATATTGGAACAGAATCATCATTTGGACATCTCTGAGGAGTGGAAATACAAAACCAATTTCAAGTTTTCTAATCTCTGtcctatgaaaaataataaaacctaaaTTATTTGGCCAACATTTGGGATATTTGACAACACAATGGGTAAAGAAAATTGGCTTAAATTCCCTCCTCATGTTCAATGAATCCACTTCACTCCTTCAGTAAATGATGTGGTTTCCAGTTGTGAGCCCTGCTGCCACGCTGGGCACATCCTGTTCTTCTAGGGCAGCCAGCTGGAGGTGCCACATGGCGTCCCTGTGCACCATCATGGTGGCCCAGGGACAGAGGTTGTCACGCCCACTTAGGCAATGCTGCACTTCTTATCACTGGTTATCAGAAAATGTGCCTTCATTTTCAGAATAGTGGTGTGTGCATTTCTGATTACGTAGCAAACCCTTTGATATTTGACTTAGATACTAATAACAATTGGGTGTGGAAGTTTTGCACTCGTAGATACATTTAAAAGCATGGACTTGGTAATTTAACTAGGAGTTTTCTATAAAGTACACCTTGTTACATTTCTGTGAAAGGCTCTTTACCAGTGCAGAAGAACCATGAGTCAAGGGTGGAGAGAAACAACCGTTCTCTGAATAGTCTGATGTTAACTGACTGTCAGTGTGAGTCTGTGGGTAATAAAGAATACTGTGAAATGTCTCTCACTTGGATGGTGGATCTTGTATTGTCTCACCAAGGAGAGGAGGGGAGTTTGAAACCTTTGCATAGAAAGCAGATATTCTCAATTATTCCCCAGGAGACCTCTTAAAATACAATCACAGCAGAGCCCCGTTCGGGACACCAAAGGTGTGGGATGAAATTGGCGGCTTGGCAAAAACATTCCTGACGGGATTTATGTTAACTTCTGCCCACTCAGCCTTGGGCAGTATCAAAGGTGGCAGAATGTCACTACCAACTAGTGATGCCAAACACTGGCCTCTTTCTATGTAGAACGTAGGATGCATAAGTGAAAACTTACCATTTGTGATGGAGAAAGCTAGAGAAGGGGCCAGATCTGATCTAGTCTCTCCTGTTGCTTCAATTACACCACATGGAGCAGAACCCATCGTCCCATATCTTTCAGCTGTACCTGGGCTGCCATGACCCTTACAATTTTCTCCCTATCGAAAGGGTAGTCTATTAACCTCCTTCCCTACTGACCTACCAAAATTGGTGGAATAGCACCCAATACACTGAAGTTTCCTAAAACACCAGCTCTGCTAGTAGGAAGCATAGGGGAAATGCTATTGGAATTCTCAGAGTGGTTTAATTCCTGGAGAAACATGGGCACCAGGTCACGCTGCCAAGTTGCACATCCCCAGGGGCAGCCCCGGTGTACACAGCTCCCCACATGAACTCCCAACAACGAGTTTATACaaaggctttcagttttatttttttttaacaaacaaacaTGGGATGCAGTAAAATTTATGAACTGAACGAGATCTAATGCACAGGTTCCCTGCGGCTTTGACACACTCAACTTCTAAATGATCTCCAGCTAGCTAGTTAAGAATGTACAGATTGGTactaaatttgattattttttgcaTATATCGAATAAACACAATTACTTTTTTGGAGTATTTTTCATTCCGATTGATTGAAAGTTTTGTGATACCTCAAAAAAAGTTGAGGTTATGGTGCAAAGTGTTATTAATATTAGTGCCAGACATCCGGGGCCCCCAAGCAACTCTGAACTAACATATGAAGTTCTTAAGTCATCTCACTACCTAAGATAAAATGCAATGGTCAATATTTGGCTCTCTGAggcaatttttttgttgttattttcttatCCCAGTATGTTGATGCTTAACTTTTCCAGAAATGCCCTGGATTTTCTCATGCTATTTGACAAGAGAATCAGCTCCTTTTCAGTGATGTGATGAGGACAGCAAAAATGCCACCCAGGAGCCTCTCCTCACAAATAGAATGTATCTCATTGATAACAAACATTAAGAAAGATGTTGGTTGGTCCATGATCACCCAGGACCCACAGATATGTTCCTTAATAAAGAGGAACTGGAATCAGATAACAAAGAGGAGTCACTTTCTCTTTGAAGAGTTATTCATGTATTAAGCCTACGCTTTTAGTCTTTACTCAGGCAAAATTCCCACGGAACCTAAAAACTCCCGGGGGTTCTGATGCGAGGTTTACCCAAGGAAGAATCCTTTTGaaggttgctttttctttttttaaacaaagaactcAATACATCAACTATATGCTTATGACTGCTCTGCAAATTTGCATATTTTTCATCCATTTGTACTGCATGAATAATTCTTGGGGATGACCGTGTACAAAAATGCCTTCTAAGTAATTCCTTCTCAAGGTAAACAGTGATACAGGACCAACCTGTGTTGAAAAGGAAGGTTACCGTATTGCTACGTTTCTTTGAAGAAAACGCAAGCTGCCAGATCACAATCAACTGCTCTAATAGTCACGGTCAGGGTCAGCTTTCGGGAATCCATGAGGCTGCTGACGGCTCCAGCTTCTCAGCTGTGATGACACAGGGGGTTACTGACTTGATGTTTTCTGATACAGATTCAAACTCAACATAGGATCACAGCGCTGTCTTGTCAACCTCTCCTAATTCAACAGAAACTCCCCATTACATTAGAAAGGTGAGATGGGCCAGGGGTCTGTCCTCTGTTTCTCCCCCATGGGTTCTTTTCTGGGTCGGTCTGGGGAACAGCCTCTTGGAATACCTTGGCTTGCTTTTCTGTGATTTAGAGAAAGCCCAAACAATCACATAGTTTGGCTAATTTGACTTTTAGATGTGCTCGAGACTCTGCACAGACAAACGACGGAAGAGAAGCAGGTGTCCCCTTGGGCGATGCACGCCCACAGAACTTGGTTATTTCTTGCCAGGATACTCCAGATGCTGTCAAATGTGTGTCTCAGGACAGTCTGGAGTCAGACCCACACATCTGAGACCAGCCTCGGACAAGCCCTTTTGGGAGATTTGGGCTTTCAAAAACCTGCTTAATGTGAGCCTTCATATCAGTCTGAGGAGACTGGGGCCGGTGTGTCCACCTAGTTCCCAGCTATATCCTCACATCTGGTGGTTCCGTCAGAATATACTTGTACTCCCTCTTACGTAACGGTACCACGTACTGCAGCTGATGCAGGTACCAGTGGCAGACATTGGAAACGCAAGTGCTCTgaaacacagaaatgaggaaCATACAGCATCCCGTTCTGTGCACAGAGTGTAGTGTAAAGTTACTAAACATCATCTTGATGTTCTGGGGAACATATTGTACACTGTGTGGTCCACGACCTTCCCTCTGGAGGCAAAGCAGACAGTGGTCGGTGTGATTCAGGGGAAGGCCACTAATAACATCAGCAGCGTGGTACATGTGGAGGACCCTGGAGCCTAAACAGACAAGGCACGCTGTCTACACTAAAATGGGTTGGCAATTCCTTGGATCCTCTCCTTAAGAGACGTCCACACCAGGCATGCTGTTGGCAGGATGGATTTCCTGAGTCCCAGCTCTGGAAGAGCCCCCATGGGTGAGGCAGGCAACCAATAAACGTGGCTGCAGGGCTGGTTGCCGCTCCTCCCATGGAGATGCAAGGATCCCGCGTTCCTGGAGGCCGGCGCCCTCACTTGCAAAGGATTCCGTTCTGCAGGGTTCTGTTTCTGTCCGTTATGCAGGGCGAGGCGGCTGTCTGGGGGAGGTCCTCCTTGCTTTTTGGGGAGGGGCTGCTATTGTTGCTGCCACTGGATTTGCTTCTGCTTGGGTCGAGAGCAGGCTGGATGGGCGAGGAGCGGGTGCCCCGGCCCCTGACCAGGCAGGTGCAGACCAGCCGGAAGAAGGCCCGCCGCATCTCCTTGCTGGCCAGTGTGTAGATGACGGGGTTCATGGCGGAGTTGAGCACGGCCAGCACGATGAACCACTGGGCCTTGAACAGGACGGCACACTCCTTCACCTTGCAGGCCACATCCACGAGGAAGAGGATGAAGAGCGGGGACCAGCAGGCGATGAACACACTCACCACGATCACTACAGTCCGCAGCAGGGCCATGGACCGCTCCGAGTTGTGGGGGCTGGCCACCCTGCGGCTGCTGGACTTCACCAGGAAGTAGATGCGTGTGTACAGGATCACGATGGTCACCAGGATGGCCGTGAAGATGCTGATGCAGAAGGCGATGTACTTCTTGGAGTAGAGGGGCAGGATGGTGGAGCAGTCGGGCAGGTCCTGCAGGCAGTTCCAGCCCAGGATGGGTAAGGCGCCCAGCGAGAACGCGATGAGCCAGCACATCCCAATGAGGAGAAACACGCGGTGCTTCTTGTTGGCGTCGTAAGGCCTCATTTTGATCATGGTCAAGTGCCGCTCAATAGCAATGGCCAGGAGGCTACAGGTGGACGCCCCGAGGGCCACGAACATGCTGCCTTCCCGGAGGAACCAGACCGTCAGAGACAGGCTCAGCGTCTTCTTGCCCGACATCAGAATGTTAACCTTGTAGGCTATACCGGCCAGCAGGTCGCAGAGAGCCAGGTTGCCAATGAAAAAGTACATGCGGTTGTGAAATTTATTGTTTTTCCAGATGGCAATCAAAACCATCAGGTTCTCCAAGACAATGAAGCTGCAGATGATCAAGAAAACAACGGTGGTAAGCGTGCTGCCCTCGGGGGCGTCCTTCAGCCTGCCCTCCAGCTTGCCTACATAGCTGTAATGTTTGTGCAGGGTCTCATTGGACATGTAGGGTCTGGGGCGCGGTGTGAGAACCGTCGCCATCACGTGGCCCTCACAGTCGGTTGCTCCAGAAGCCACCAGAGGGCGCCGTGGGAACGTCCATCTCCAGGGAAAGCAAAGCCGGCGGCTCAGGCCGCAGTCGTGATGCAAACCAGACCCCGACGGCGGAGGTGCTGAGGACAGGCTCCTACAGGAAGATACAAGGAGGGGCGCCCAGTGATAAAGTAACAGCACCTGAGAGCAGCAGCAACATCAAGCTGGGGAAAGGCACTAAAAATGCTGAAGCGTTTGGATGGCTAGTCTGAACGGGCCTGGAGAGTTCCTAAGCAACTGTGACGACCAGAGGGAGCGATGCTGTGTCTGCAGGTGCAGAGGACGGACACAGCGCGTGACCACCACTGTCATTCAATCACGTAACCACAGCACGCGGACCCACATGCTGCTTCCCTCTGGAGATCTCAAGGTGCTTAGGAACGCTAACTGGTTCACACTCCTCTACTGCACAGGAGCTGGTAAACCCTTATTCCCAgttagggagagagaaaggggaggattATGTCAGGGCCAAAGAGCAGAATGGAATCCGGAGTAATGCCCATCTGATTTCCGAACCGTCCTTGGTGGGTGCTGCAGTCACACTTCCCAGGTGGGATCCCCGGGTGGCAAGGCCAGGGCCAGAAACTGAGTCTAGAtggcccccagctctgcccagtgGGGACCTCGGAGACTGACCACCTGGCCAGCAACGGAAGGACAGCGCAGGCCACGCACAGCCCATGTGGCCACTGCCCGCGCAAGCAGCTGAGTGTGGAGCCGGGGGGAGGAAGAAATACAAACCTGTAAAAGCGGCATCAGCTGCTACTGAGACTAAGGGAAGAAAAGCGAGGACAACCAAGGGGAGTTTTGAGTCTGGCTTAAAACTCAGAGTTTAGGTATAATGGTCTAAATCGCCAAAACTAAACTGGTATGTGAACGGAAAGAAACCACCAACTCAGGAGCACTCCGGAGCAAGTAGGGCAGAGGGCCCAAGAGCCAGGCTCGGACGGCCCTCCCCCACTGCACCTGGAGGCACCTCCGCCTCCACCCCTACCTGTGGCTTCATCCATGGGCCTCCTGTGGCGTCCACGGTGAAGCAGACCCAACTACTGAGGTGGAATGGATTTCACTAAACTCACTTATTCTAAATTAaagttatttgaatatttaaacatataattaaGATCAAATGAGGTTAATTTACAACAGCCTACCATGGGGATCCggagaagttttgtttttttaactttcataacATTTAAGTCACAACCCTCAGTTTGGTTCAGTGGCACATGGACTATTCTCCAATGAAACGGGGCTCTGCATGTTGGGGTGTGATGGAATCTGGAGGCCTCACCCACCCGCTGAGCTCATTCCCAGAGAGGGCCTCAGTGGCCAGAAGGATCCTGGGGTTGGTGTTGGTAGCTGCTCTGTTGGTGAGAAGCAGAGGAGGCTCCAAACAGGGCTCCCTGCCCACGGGACCCTCCAGAGAGATGCTTTCGTGCCAGTAGGGTGCTGGTCCCAGGGCCCTGAGGACATTAGCAAACCTCCCCTCCCTTAACTTGGGGGACTCCGGTTTTCTGACATCAGACAGAGACGGTCCCACCCATTGCTTCTTTGCAGAGATTTCTTCCAGTGTCCTGGAGCTTCGATGTGTGGCTTATTCTGGAAACCACGTGGGCCCCTGCTGTCTGAGGGGGATCTGAGGTCACGAAAGGCTGGGGGGGAGCGGAGGGGTTAGCTTGACCACCAAATGTTGGCAGAAACCTCTTCTAATTTCAAACAGGGAAAGCAGGCAGGTTCTGAGGCTGGGCTAAGGATGAAGTACTGGAGGGGCACCTGCCAAGGTCTCCCCCATTGTTGATGAGCCCTTGGAGGCAGCATCGGACCCTGGGGCTGCCTCCCCTGACCCTAGTCACCTTGCTGCctcaggcaggaggcagggctccccacccagccccggTGTCCCCCTGCTTGGTCTGGGTTTGGGAAGGACAAGGGGTCTCGACAGCAGGTCCctgagacagaggcagaggtgggggtcaGCTCCTGGGCAGCGTCCCCGACCCTCCTGCTCTCACACCTCTTCCACTTTCATTTAAATCGTGTCCGTCCTTCAAGCCCCAAGTCAAATTCTACCTGCTCTGTACTATTTTCTGGAATCATCCTGCCCCTGCACAcccctttttaaaacaaactgcAAGCTGTCTTTTTGAGAGTGGAAACTGGAGCAGCAGCTGACACTCAGAGCACTTTCCCTGGAGCCCCGTATTGAACCCTCACACCGACACTGTGAAGATCGCAGCGTCTCTGCTTTCACAGCACCATGTACATTAATGGCGCCCAGTACACGTGTGTGCCCTTTTGTACCGCTCATCTAAGAACTTTCATCTGTGGGCAGTGAATGGAGCATCTGTGCTCCCACTTTGCTGCCCCGTCCTGGCTATCGTAGGATCCAGGCACAGGAGAGCACAGCCGCCTGGTTATTTTCCCCCCACTTCCCACCCCGGGGCACAGCCTCTGAGAGAGCACCCAGCATCCCCACACAGATGCGTTACCACTGCACCATGTGTGTCCTCATCCATGGAGAACGTGTGGCACAGAGACAGGGAAGAGGAACACACATGCTGCTCCACCGAGAGGCATGAAGCAGCAACATCCTGAGACTGGCTATTTCCCCGACGGCAAAGGGGTCCCACGGCTGGCCCGAGGGCCCTCCACATGCCCCCGCAAGGCCAGGCCACCTGCTGCTGCGTCCAGGTGGCCGCCTCTCTGTTCACGACACCCCCATGTTGGGTTTGCCTCAAATGCCTCTGAGACATCTGCTTTCCCATCAGGGGTTTCTCTCCCAGGACCTGATATTGGCAAGCATAACAAGAGGAGTTATGATGGTAACTGACTCAGCATCAGAGCCGTCTGAAAGATTCAACATATATCAGTATTAACTAAAAAGACAGGAACGTGAATTGTACAGAATTCCCACTCAACTGGGGTGAAGGGGCTCTAGGCATCTGCATCGGAAAGGCTTCTGAAACCAGGCTGTGTCCAAAGTGTGTCTCCCGTGCCTTAGTTTCCCCTATGATAACTCCATGGCATTTAAGCACCTCATGGACAGTCTTCCCCGCCTgactgtgctatatagtatggAGAGCAGGGAAGCGAGTCCCTTGAAAACTGCTGCATCTGGACTTCTCTTGGGAATGAAGGGCAGAAGAAATACACCACAGGCTTCACAGACTcacatcaacttttttttttttcctgaatatatacagttttgataaaattgaggaaacaaaaggaagcaataaaaactaataaccagcaagaaaataaccaaaacaaaaattgtCTAGAAACCCATCGAAACCATGAATCCTGAGGGTGAACATGCTTTCCCATTAATGCttgatttctaatttcccttAACTAAATATTAATCACTCAAGGAGCATGTTTTTTCAGAACCTCTTTTGTTAAACATGAATCTTTGCATTTTGCATGAGTGGAAGACGTCCATTTCTCTTTGGAAtctaaatgcatattttatttggATTATCAGCATTAGAAAGGGGACCGCATCTGAGAGGTAAGTGCTGGGCTGGAGATCAGATTGATTTTGGATGCATCTGAACTGTATTGTGCGTGGTCCAAACCATCTCAGAGGACAGCTGGGGCCTCCATCCCCAGCACAGACTCTGAGTTTGCCGGAAGAATGCTctaccctccccagcccctgaatCTCCGAGTTTCAGCGGGTCCTGCTCAGGACGAGGTGGGGCCTTGGCCCTCCCTGGCTCATCTGGCCTGCTGCTGCCAGTCCCTGCAGGAGTGCTGGGCACTGTGGGTACCAGGGCTCCTGGGAGACCAATCTATCCTAGCCATCATAGCCTCTTCTAGTCACTAACCACTCCCAATGGTACCACTCTCCGCACTTCTCATCCCTGAGTAATTTAGCCTGTGTCTGACCTTCACATAAATGGAGCCCTATGGTTTACAGTTGTGCCTGGCATCCTCCCCTCAATGTGATGCTCCTGTGAGTCATGTGGGGAGATACAGGTAATTCCTTCCCATTGCTCACACTGTGTGGATGGCTGCAGCATCCTCCATTCATTCTTGGTTGTGGACATGGAGTGATTTCCACGTGTTGGTGTCCTCAGCAGTGCTGCTAGGACAGGCTTAGGATGTCCTTGTGGCGAGCATGTGCCTGTGTTTCCAGGGGGTACCGTGGGTTTCCTAGCATTGATGTCTAGGTTGGGCTTTGATAGGAGGGTCCCTGCAGAGGCTTATGGGTCTCAGCCAGCGGTCCTGAGAACTGGCATTTGTGGGGAGCTGGAGAAGTCCTCATAGAGGGCGAGAGTTACACATTACAAATGCTCacgttttattttaaaagataagtgtCTGGGGCTGGCAGTGACCGGCATCTGCCTTTCCATTATAAAAGTTTGATCACTGCTTAATTTTCACTGGAATACTTAAAAATACAGCCTGATGCTGAGAAGTGTGGCTGGGTGCTGGCTAGTCGTGTACATATTCAGAAAGCCAGGCATGTTATAGGAGATACAGATTCCGACAAAGCTGTGCCTGAGAGCAGGCCTTGCTTACATCCATAGGCAGAATTCTCATTCCCAAGCTGTGCTCAAGTGGCCCAGACCCCTGCAGACCCGTCCCCTGAAGTATACTGCCCACGCCTGAGCTTCCCTTACATCTACTCAACAGAGACCGGCTACCTAAGAGTTTTCACTTCATCCCCATTCAGTTGGGGTCTTCGA from the Hippopotamus amphibius kiboko isolate mHipAmp2 chromosome 2, mHipAmp2.hap2, whole genome shotgun sequence genome contains:
- the S1PR3 gene encoding sphingosine 1-phosphate receptor 3 yields the protein MATVLTPRPRPYMSNETLHKHYSYVGKLEGRLKDAPEGSTLTTVVFLIICSFIVLENLMVLIAIWKNNKFHNRMYFFIGNLALCDLLAGIAYKVNILMSGKKTLSLSLTVWFLREGSMFVALGASTCSLLAIAIERHLTMIKMRPYDANKKHRVFLLIGMCWLIAFSLGALPILGWNCLQDLPDCSTILPLYSKKYIAFCISIFTAILVTIVILYTRIYFLVKSSSRRVASPHNSERSMALLRTVVIVVSVFIACWSPLFILFLVDVACKVKECAVLFKAQWFIVLAVLNSAMNPVIYTLASKEMRRAFFRLVCTCLVRGRGTRSSPIQPALDPSRSKSSGSNNSSPSPKSKEDLPQTAASPCITDRNRTLQNGILCK